actgccctttgagatGGCCTAGAGAGTCAATCTGTTCAAGGGCAAATAtggagggcaataaatgctaaccttgCCTGGGATGCCCACATcgcacaaaggaaaaaaaaagagcctTTGTGTCTCCATTAGTGCTTCTTGAGCTGTGAAtctgtatttcagatttctaatgttttgttttgtggGTGTATTTCACCTCAATAGAACTTCGATTTTCAGGATCTTTTAACTGGGGAAAAAATATATTATTTGATTAGTGACTTCAGTGTTGGGGTGGAGCTGTagaaacagatttgcaatttCTACAATATGGATACACTTTATTGCAATGAATGCAGAATGCATTCAAATTGGCTGTGGAGTTTTCCCAAAACTTCAGTGAGTGATATCTATGCTGTGGGGTAGGTGTTCGCACTGGGCCCAAAATTGCCCATCCAGTTTCACATCTTCAGGACCAAACCAGGTCAGATCTATTTTAGTAAGTGATTGCTGCCTTTTTTGTAACTACACCTATAActgaattcccgcctcaggcgactgactgtgtggagtttgcatgttctccccgtgtctgcgtgggtttccttcgggtgcacgagtttcctcccacagtccaaagatgtgcgggtcaggtgaattggccatgctaaattgcctgtagtgttggtatggggtaaatgtaggggtatgggtggggtgcgcttcggcgggtcggtgtggacttgttgggccaaagggcctatttccacactgtaagtcatctaatctaatctgatgttGAAGAATTCCTAAAGGTGGAATGCTACTATTTACAATTTGAGGTTGCTCAGCATCTTATTACTATAATTTGTGCTCTATAATTTATGTGCCTCTAATTTTCAGCACTTTGGAAATGAGTATTACTTTCAATCTTATTCAATATTTATGTAGATAATAAAGTTTGTGATCTTGGAATATGCATGTATTGTAACTTAACAGTTTTGTGAAAAAAAGTTTATTCTTATGACAATATTACTTAAAGATCAAAGGgaatacagaaattgctagagCAAACAGCTTTGACTTGGCATGAAATTCCAGCATATACTGATTTTGCTTTAGATTTTCAAATTTGACATTTTAACAATGCTTAgtatttttaatatatttaataaGCCAAAGTAGACTGCAAGTTATTATTTTCAGTGGGGATGACAATTACAACCCAAGTTCTGTCATTGTAATGCATGTTTATATCTACAATTTATTATTAAATATTTGTGCATTTAATCAGAGCATTATAGTCATTACTCAGTTTATAAATAAATACATATGTTCCAGATCCTGACTGTGATAATTACAGTCATGGCACCAAAGaagaaaaatgttaaaaagaatAAAATGGAGAACAAAGAGACTACTGTTATTGTGGAAGAAAGTACGGTCatgcatctgaatggcctcttagATGGAGACAATGGTTTTAGCTGCATTTCCACTGAAATATCGAACTGTTCATACAGTTCCAGTCTTTTGGAAGCACTCAGCAAAATGAGGCAAGAGAAATTTTTGTGTGATTTAACCGTTGCTACAAAAAACAAATCTTTTGATGTTCACAAATTAGTAATGGCTTCTTCCAGTGAATTCTTCAGGAATATTCTGACTAAAGATCCATCAATCCAAAGAGTAGATCTTGATGACATCTCTCCTATTGGTCTTGTCACAGTTATTACTTATGCCTATTGTGGAAAAATAACACTGTCATTATATACAATTGGTAGCACAATAGCAACAGCTAACCTCCTCAAAATTCACTCTCTCATAAAGATGTGCTGTGATTTTTTGATGCAGGAAATCAATGTTGAGAATTGCATGTACATTGTTAACATTGCAGAAACTTATGGACTCAAAAATACGAAGGAAGCAGCACATAAATTTATTACTGACAATTTCCTCGAATTTTCAGAAAGGGACCAGTTTTTTAAACTCACCTTTGAACAAATCATGGAATTTATGCTGGATGATACCCTGCGATTGCCCTCAGAAATCGCAGCATTCCAGATTGCAATGAAATGGCTGGATTTTGACAATAATAGGGTTAAGTATGCAGCAGATTTATTGAACACCATTCGATTTTGTACAATCTCAGCACAAGACCTGGTGAACTATGTTCAGACGGTGCCAAGAATGATGAAAGATCAGGAATGTCATAAACTTCTGGTAGAGGCCATGAACTACCACCTGTTGCCCTATCAACAGAACACTTTACAGTCCAGAAGAACAAAAGTTCGCAGTGGCCTCCGAGTTCTAGCAATTGTGGGTGGTCGTCTAGACCTGTCAGAAAAATCACTCAGCAGAGATATTCTGTACAGAGATTCTGAACATGTTTGGAACAAACTTGCTGAAATGCCTTATAAAAGTTTCAATCAATGTGTAGCTGTAATGGATGGATTTCTGTATGTAGCTGGTGGGGAAGATCAAAATGATGCCAGGAATCAGGCGAAGCATGCAGTGAGCAACTTCTGCAGgtaacttgattttttttgcaaTGACCATGCCATAAATGTTTAAAATCTGGTACCTTATCAGAACAGTCACCGTGTTTGCACAAATAGGAAAGtagaaaatttaaatttaaaagtttccAGCAAGCATTTTgtaataaaatattttaagattGCTTCTAATGTTATTTACAACATTTCCTATTATAATGAAACCCCCTAAAGGTAACTTTCATCGTGTTTCCTTTATTGGATTGCAATGTTTTTGTTTTACAGATGTGCTTTTTGTATAACTTTAAATGCTGATTCAAGTTAAATACACTTAATCACATGTGAAACTTGTTAATAATAAGCAATTATCATATATATACTCTAAACTGCTATTAAGTGATGTATTGTGTTTTGAAATATGCATGTTAACATGTTCATTTGAATACATATAATTTAACTTTTTATTTGTCTCTCCAAGAACTGCTGATTCAAACCCTAATCTGACAGCAACAAAGTTACTTGTACATCAGAATTAATTTTAGTGCCACAGTATTAAACCTAATTTACAAAAGTAATTAAAAATACTTTTACCATTTCTGCTCAGAACATTTTATTGTCTTATGCTTTCTTTCACTTTCTGTcttgttttaaaatctttttatAATTTATACTAAATTGCTGATCACCCAACTCTCCCTCCAGGCCCTCACATTAGCTGAATTTATAATTGTTCTCCCCTTCAGATATTGAACTCTCTTTAAATCTGCCTCTTGACCTATCTCCTCCAAAAAAAGCCCTTGACCCCACAAATTACCAAATTGTTATTCAGTCTCCAGCCTTCAATTCCTCTCCACAATCCTAAAACATATTATTGCCACGTAAATATAATACCATTTTTCTCAAATTAGCTACACGTCCAAACAAGTTTCCATCATCGTAAATGAtaaattgaacaaacttagaatactgctaagtctttcatctttgagaatgggttgcaggtttcagtggGCTTATCGCATGGAATAGGGTGTGCCACAGGACAAACATGGCATGCCTCTATTTATTAGGTTATCAACTGACGATCAAAATAAGTGCCAAATTGACagtccatcttggcctcctccagaagTCCCCAGCAGAATTGCTAGCCTATAAACAATTGAATTCACTTCACGTGTTAGCAAGAAATGGATTGGAACTACTGGATATTGCAGATGCTATGGGctttgacaacattctgacaatagtactgaagacttatgtTCCAGAACTAACTGCATTcctagctaagctgttccagtacagttacaacattagcATCTATCCAATAATGTGGATAATTGCCTAGGTGTGTCCTGTACTTTGGCaattagggttaaggataatcctaagggtttttacaaatacattaaggataaaagggtaactagggagagaatagagtccctcaaagatcagcaagccagcctttgtgtggagccacaggagatgggggagatactaaatgagtattttgtattagtgtttactgtggagaaggacatggaagatatagaatgtaggggaataggtggtgacatcttgaaaaaatgcccatattacagagcagggggtcctggatgtcttgaaatgcataacatgaataaatccccaggatctgatcaggtgtaccctcaagctctgtgggaagatagggaagtgattgctggggcccttgctgagatattcgtatcATTGGTAGTCACAGATAAGGTGCCAGAATACTGTAAGTTGGCCAATGTGtcaccactatttaagaaaggtggtaaggtcaagccaggggactgtagaccggtgagactgatgttgatggtgggcaagttgttggaggaaatcctgagggacaggatgtacatgtatttggaaaggcaaggactgattagggatagtcaacatgtctttgtgcatgggaaatcatggctcacgaacttgattgaggtttttgaagaaataacagagtggtgaacgtgatctatatggacttcagtcaggcgttcaacaaggttccccatgggggactggttagcaaggttagatctcacggaataaaagaagaactagccatttggatgcaaaactggctcgaaggtagaagatagaggtggtggagggttgtttttcagactggaggcctgtgtccagtggtgtgccacaaggatcggtgctgggtccactacctttcgtcatttatataaatgatttggatgtgaccaatGTAGTAGGTTTGTAGAcaagaccaaaattggaggtttagtggacagtgaagaaggttacctccaattacaatgggatcttgatcagatgggccaataagctgaggaatggcaaatggagtttaatttatataaatgcagggtgctgcattttggaaaagcaaagcttagcaggacttgtacacttaatggtgagatccgagggagtgttgctgaacaaagaaaccttagagTGCAAGTAAGATTtgttaggataatgaagaaggcatttggtatgctttcctttattgatcagagtattgagtataggagttgggaggtcatgttgtggctgtacaggacattggttaggtcgcttttggaatattacatgcaattctggtcttcttcctatcagaatgatgttgtgaaacttgaaaggattcagaaaagatttataaggatgttgccagagttaaaGGATTTAAGCTACTGGGAGacactgaataggttggggcagttttccctggagcatcgaaggctgagggatggccttataaaggtttataaaatcgtgaggggcatgatagggtaaatggacaaagtcttttccctggagtccagaattcaagggcataggtttagggtgagaggggaaagatataaaagggacctaaggggcaacgttttcatgcagagattggtgcatgtatggaatgagctgccagaggaagtggtggaggctagtacatctgcaacatttaaaaggcatctggatggataaatgaataagaagggtttgagggatatgggtgaaagtgctggcaaatgggattagcttaggttgggatatttgattggcatggatgtgttgaactgaagagtccgtttccatgctgtacatctctatgactatgattctatgagatccaAACCAGCCAATAACTACCCATCAGAATAGTCTCTATCATCAATAAAGTGTTGGAagatgttatcaagcagcacctgctcagcaacaacctgctcagtgatggccagtttgggttccaccagggcctgTTCGCTCCTGACCTTGTTACAGccatggttcaaacatagacaaaagaactGATGTGAgtgtgacagctcttgacatcaaggctgcatttaaaCAGAGTTTGACATCAAGGATCCATGGCAAAACTAGAGTGAATGGGAATcagggaaaactctctgctggttggagtcatacctggtacgcaggaaaatggttgtggctgGGGGCTGTCAGTCATCTCCATCccatgacatctctgcaggagcttcTCAGGGAGgtatcctagatccaaccatcttcagccgcTTAATCGATTACCTTCTTTCCATCATAaagacagaaatgggaatgtttgttGGTAATtggataatgttcagcaccattaagGACTCCTCAGGTCCCGAAGCAGTACATGTTCAAATGCATCAATATCCAGATTTGGACTGAAAAGTGGttagtaacattcatgccacacaaatataggcaatggccatctccaataaaagataaCCTAATCATCactctcttgacattcaatggcattatcatcattgatttctccactatcaacatcctgtgggttaccatttaccagaaactgagTTAGACTAACCACATAAATATATtggatacaagagcaggtcagaggcttggaataatgcagtgagtaacttgcctcctgactccccaaagtctatccaccatatGCAAGGTacaaatcagaagtgtgatggaatatggcCCATTTGCCTccatgggtgcagttccaacaatccTTGAGGAGCTCGACACCAAACAGAACAAAGCCTGCTTGACTGACACCACATTGACCAGCATTCAGTCTCTTCACCACCAATACTTAGGGCAGTGTGCAGCAGAAATTCAGTAACAATCGTTTGACAGTATCCCCCAAACACACggccatttccatctagaaggacaagggcagcaaatatgtGGGAACATCACTAAATGTAAGtatcctccaagccactcacattctgacttgtaaatatattacTATTCCGTcagtgtcgctggatcaaaatcctggaattccctccctaatgacattgtgaatTGATCGACAGCATGTGGaatgcaacggttcaagaagcaGCTCACCATGAGTTTTTCAGGGGCAACtaggattgggcaataaatgctggcccagccaccaACACCCAAATTGTATTcgtaaataaaaaaaatgtaattatcCTACCTTATGGCAAGGTAGGGAAACATTGCTGTTATGTCTCCAAACCCTTATTCCCAAGGAAGCATACATGCATTTGTTTCTTTTGGAATTAATGTGGGAACAACTGTATGCCCACCTTTAGTCAGAACTGCCATgttgatgatccatcttggcttccTCTGGAATTCCAGCATCAGAGAAGTCCGTCTTTAACCATATTTATCTATTCCatttgatatcaagaaatggatgAACGTACTGAATAATGTAGGCCCTGATCATAGATACAGTATATGAAAGACTCGTTTTCCAGAATTAGCTGTGCCTCTAGTTAATCTGCTGTAATACAGCTATAACACTAACCAATACAGCTATAATATCTaaccagcaatgtggaaaatagtCCAGCTGTGTGCTGTCcataaaaagcaagacaaatcctaCCTGACCAGTTACTGTCCCATTAATCATCTGTTGATCATTGACAAAGTGATGGACAGGGTCTTTGGTTGTGCTAAGTGACATTttcttagcaataacctgctcactgatactcagtttggattctgccagagtCTCTCAGCTCTTTACATCATTCCAGCCTTTGTCCAAAATTGGACAAAAGAGTCGAATTGAGGTGAGCTGAGAATGagtgccttgatgtcaaggcagcATCTGACGGAGTTTGGCATTAAAAAGTCCTTGCAAAGCTGAAGTCAGTAGAAATTAGGGGTGGGTGGAAGTTGTCCACTGGCTGGAGTCTTACCTCGTTCAAAGGAAGATAGCTACGGTTTATGGAGATAAATTATCTCAGTCCAAAGAATCATAGCTGAAATTCCTCAGCGTAGTGCCCCAGGCCAAATCATCAGCTGACACTTTATCAGCAACCTTCCCTCTggcatgaggtcagaagtgggattgtTCAATTATCATTGAACATTGTTCATCACCATTTCCTACTCAGTGAAGTCAGACAATGAAGCAGTCTGCCTCCACATGTAGCAAAATAACTTTCAGGCTTGGGCTAATCAGTGACAAGTAGCATTCATACAACTACCAAGAAGTGACCATCTCTGGCATGAGAAcatctaaccattgccctttgTCCTCTGACATGCAAAGGTATTACTGACACTGATTCCCCATTCTCAACaacctgggagttaccattggtTAGGAAATTGAACTGGGTAATCATATGATTAATGTAGCTATAGGAGAAGTAGGTAAATCACCACAAGTTATTTTTAGTTTGGCTACTTGTTCAAAAATCTCACAATCTgtactgaaacaatgatttaaactttattgcatgtagTTTTGATTCTCTTTTTCCAGACATGGCTGAATGTTTTCAATTCTTGTCTAAGTTTGTTCTTCTCCCTTAATAGTTTATTCCAGACGGAGTTATTGCTGCTTCTTTCCATGTTTAAGTGTTTAAATCTATTGATTAGTTCATCTATGAACAATTTTTAAAGATTCTGAAATTTATAATATAACAAGGTCAAAGACTGGAATTCTGGTGTGAGCAACTttcctcctgactccacaaagcctgtccaccaattCGAAGGCACAAGTAAGGAAGGTGCTGAATCCATTACTTGTCTCGATCAGTACAGcaccaacaacacttaagaagcttgacactatccggGACAAATCAGCATCTCCTTCACCAATGCATTTGGCAACAGGGTTTTCCATTTATAAGATGCACAGCAACAGCACATCAAGAGTCATTCAACAGCACCTTTCATACCTATACATCTTCTACTtggaaggacaagaacagcaaatGCATagaaacatcaccacctgcaacttCCTCTCAAAGTCATCATGACTTGGACTTTCTTTTTAACTTGATGTACGGCTGTGGGCATATATTGTCCATTCTGAATTACCCTTGAAAACATAGTGGTGAGCTCTCTTTTGAACCATTGCTATTCTCTAGGTGTACGAGCACCCACAGTATTATTAGTTTCCCAGCATTTTGACACAACGATAGTGAAGGAAAGTTGtttatattcccaagtcaggagtgAGTGACTTCAagaagtatggcgctggaaagcacagtaagtcaggtttcatctgaggagcaggagagtcgacgtttcaggcataagctcaatattcctaatgaaa
Above is a genomic segment from Hemiscyllium ocellatum isolate sHemOce1 chromosome 3, sHemOce1.pat.X.cur, whole genome shotgun sequence containing:
- the klhl31 gene encoding kelch-like protein 31 is translated as MAPKKKNVKKNKMENKETTVIVEESTVMHLNGLLDGDNGFSCISTEISNCSYSSSLLEALSKMRQEKFLCDLTVATKNKSFDVHKLVMASSSEFFRNILTKDPSIQRVDLDDISPIGLVTVITYAYCGKITLSLYTIGSTIATANLLKIHSLIKMCCDFLMQEINVENCMYIVNIAETYGLKNTKEAAHKFITDNFLEFSERDQFFKLTFEQIMEFMLDDTLRLPSEIAAFQIAMKWLDFDNNRVKYAADLLNTIRFCTISAQDLVNYVQTVPRMMKDQECHKLLVEAMNYHLLPYQQNTLQSRRTKVRSGLRVLAIVGGRLDLSEKSLSRDILYRDSEHVWNKLAEMPYKSFNQCVAVMDGFLYVAGGEDQNDARNQAKHAVSNFCRYDPRFNSWIHLGNMIHRRTHFSLNVYNGLLFAIGGRNSDGPLSSLECYVPATNKWQLKTSLEISRCCHASAVIDGKILVTGGYLNNAYSHSVVAYDLSADSWQDKTNLNTPRGWHCAISLADRVYVLGGSQLGARGERIDVLSVECYSPYTGQWSSVAPLQVGVSTAGVTTLDSKIYLLGGWNEIEKKYKKCVQCFNPDINDWTSEDDLPEAIVGLSCCVFTLPSQRTQESRTSSVSSVPVSV